A stretch of Myxococcus hansupus DNA encodes these proteins:
- a CDS encoding GAF and HD-GYP domain-containing protein, whose amino-acid sequence MLAQPAPQPELNRRLAKLTSILDVAKAMSAERDLDLLLPLILFEATKVVEADRCSLFILDRERNELWSKVAQGSKNEIRLPVGSGVAGQVAQTGAVINIPDAYADARFNRSFDISSGYQTKTILCVPMRDAGGEVTGVIQALNKLGDASFNAEDEELLLALGAQAAGAIENALLHEDINRLFEGFVSASVVAIESRDPTTAGHSGRVADLTVAMAQALEHLSTGPYAHTRFSAGELQELRYASLLHDFGKVGVREPVLVKAEKLYPHELEGLRARFQLARKDLQLQSYRRRIEAVKVRGQANLAEIEAEEEERLARESGQLDEVMAFILSCNRPTVLAQGNFERLHELGGLRFVDAHGQAQPLLLPGEIQSLSIARGTLSPEERREIESHVEHTYRFLSQIPWTRTLRRVPEIAYAHHEKLDGTGYPRAEKDIPVQSRMMSICDIYDALTASDRPYKKAVPHTLALDILKRESDAGQLDPALYTVFIEADIPRRVLQGIK is encoded by the coding sequence GTGCTCGCTCAACCTGCCCCACAGCCCGAGCTCAACCGCCGCCTGGCGAAGCTCACGTCCATCCTGGATGTCGCGAAGGCGATGAGCGCCGAGCGCGACCTCGACCTGCTGCTCCCCCTCATCCTCTTCGAGGCCACCAAGGTGGTGGAGGCGGACCGCTGCTCGCTCTTCATCCTGGACCGCGAGCGCAACGAGCTGTGGAGCAAGGTGGCCCAGGGCTCGAAGAACGAAATCCGCCTCCCGGTGGGCAGCGGCGTCGCCGGGCAGGTGGCGCAGACAGGCGCCGTCATCAACATCCCCGACGCCTACGCCGACGCCCGCTTCAACCGCTCGTTCGACATCTCCAGCGGCTACCAGACGAAGACCATCCTCTGCGTCCCCATGCGCGACGCCGGCGGCGAGGTGACGGGCGTCATCCAGGCCCTCAACAAGCTGGGCGACGCCAGCTTCAACGCCGAGGACGAGGAGCTGCTGCTCGCCCTGGGCGCCCAGGCCGCGGGCGCCATCGAGAACGCCCTCCTTCACGAGGACATCAACCGCCTCTTCGAGGGCTTCGTCTCCGCCTCCGTCGTCGCCATCGAGTCTCGCGATCCAACCACCGCAGGACACTCCGGCCGCGTCGCCGACCTCACCGTCGCCATGGCCCAGGCGCTTGAGCACCTGTCCACCGGCCCCTACGCGCACACCCGATTCTCCGCGGGCGAGCTTCAGGAGCTGCGCTACGCCTCCCTGCTCCACGACTTCGGCAAGGTGGGCGTGCGCGAGCCGGTGCTGGTGAAGGCGGAGAAGCTCTACCCGCACGAACTCGAGGGCCTGCGCGCCCGCTTCCAGCTCGCGCGCAAGGACCTGCAGCTCCAGAGCTACCGCCGCCGCATCGAGGCCGTGAAGGTGCGCGGTCAGGCGAACCTGGCGGAAATCGAGGCCGAAGAGGAGGAGCGGCTCGCGCGCGAGTCAGGGCAGCTCGACGAGGTGATGGCGTTCATCCTCTCCTGCAACCGCCCCACGGTGCTCGCGCAGGGCAACTTCGAGCGCCTCCATGAGCTGGGCGGGCTGCGCTTCGTGGATGCCCACGGACAGGCCCAGCCGCTGCTGCTGCCCGGCGAAATCCAGTCGCTCTCCATCGCCCGCGGCACGCTCTCTCCCGAGGAGCGCCGCGAAATCGAGAGCCACGTCGAGCACACCTACCGCTTCCTGTCCCAGATTCCGTGGACGCGCACGCTGCGTCGCGTGCCGGAGATTGCCTACGCCCACCACGAGAAGCTGGATGGCACTGGCTACCCCCGCGCGGAGAAGGACATCCCGGTGCAGTCCCGGATGATGTCCATCTGCGACATCTACGACGCGCTCACCGCGAGCGACCGGCCCTACAAGAAGGCCGTGCCGCACACGCTCGCGCTCGACATCCTCAAGCGCGAATCCGACGCCGGTCAGTTGGACCCGGCGCTCTACACCGTCTTCATCGAGGCCGACATCCCTCGGCGGGTGCTCCAGGGCATCAAGTAG
- a CDS encoding response regulator, translating to MTPPPVVLISDDEPLIVSALAREGKRSGLNCISDTTSERVLELAREHRPAVIILDINQHQDGRDLLAQLKQDPSTRDCKVIILSAVEDQFTRHVCFELGADDYEVKPFDPTFMTRVARLASSVSRARI from the coding sequence ATGACGCCGCCCCCCGTCGTCCTCATCTCCGATGACGAGCCCCTCATCGTCTCCGCCCTCGCCCGCGAGGGGAAGCGCTCAGGGCTGAACTGCATCTCGGACACCACGTCCGAGCGCGTCCTGGAGCTCGCCCGTGAGCACCGGCCGGCCGTCATCATTTTGGACATCAACCAGCACCAGGACGGGCGCGACTTGCTCGCCCAGCTCAAGCAGGACCCCAGCACCCGCGACTGCAAGGTCATCATCCTCAGCGCCGTCGAGGACCAGTTCACCCGCCACGTCTGCTTCGAGCTCGGCGCCGACGACTACGAGGTGAAGCCCTTCGACCCCACCTTCATGACCCGCGTCGCCCGGCTCGCCTCCTCCGTGTCGCGCGCCCGCATCTAG
- a CDS encoding S8 family serine peptidase, giving the protein MGLLLGCGERASLEPPPPTAPPAVAPTYIEGELLVKFRGDVQSMSHAASAALPGAQVVHAFRRVPGLQHVRLPPGMSVDEALARYRADPQVAFAEPNYVLQFAGQPNDARWREQWGMHNTGQTLGVPDADINAPEAWALTQGRPQDVVVVIDTGVDFTHPDLAGSMWVNPGEIPGNGIDDDGNGYIDDIHGIDAADETRTATPMDVDGHGTHVAGIIAASAGNRLGVAGVSPGAKLLACKIETAEGYLETAAAIRCLDYILDLKSRANHPVNVIVANASWGGGWWDAALLDALTRISAAGVLFVAAAGNSAMDMSEGWNFLPAGYHLPNIISVGASDARDRRADFSNTGRQRVDIFAPGASILSTVPGGGYAIHGGTSMAAPHVSGLVALLYAQAPERDWRTVRNLVLSGGQEVPELKDLSVTGRRIRAVDVGGVGSMSCENQTVTRRLEPSGEVVKLRWSSSVDGNVVTLAALNIRCGESAGPVTVQLSAAPETLVLLDDGQGADLVAGDGIATAQWTHPGTEPVTFSFPDGDTFTVLPMFHRLSVWSAGVYWLPAVRENASFIAEVWGDRGPGTWEIQWDTNFTGRFVTEARTRVEAPVEYVSDPVRTYTFLVPHAVEARTAAVRIVGTDGVVSEMFQFSLDYVPEFPSPVVLGADPLVPQVGHPVTLNAAFVAQILTHPWTVEWDVAYDGETFRPTLSEEITEYAPYDSWRRGLAHASRQHVFTTPGIHRVAMRVVGADSNPSFIKTWGAEVVCGTPYVERVDVESDGVMEPVTATLRAEAHPGCDTIQRYHWDFDGDGQFDVSTGEPSIVHVYPGNPKGASVQRGRVRVESGAGTFDRDFEVPIQNAAPTVAPIPRLRVETLETMTYQVVATDPAGNGDVLTYRVQDAPVWVHIMPTGVLIWHAPLTWATGLASATFEVVVTDDEGATARTLVELVPAYKHPTPPPPVKKSGGCSSTGGAAPVVLASLVILLRRNREGAASV; this is encoded by the coding sequence ATGGGGCTGCTGTTGGGCTGTGGAGAGCGCGCCAGCTTGGAGCCTCCACCTCCCACGGCACCACCGGCGGTCGCGCCGACGTATATCGAGGGCGAGCTGCTGGTGAAGTTCCGCGGCGACGTCCAATCGATGTCGCATGCCGCCTCAGCGGCGCTTCCCGGGGCTCAGGTTGTCCACGCGTTTCGCAGGGTGCCGGGCCTTCAGCATGTTCGGCTCCCGCCTGGGATGAGCGTCGATGAAGCCCTGGCGCGCTACCGCGCGGACCCCCAGGTGGCCTTCGCCGAGCCGAACTACGTGCTTCAGTTCGCGGGGCAGCCCAACGACGCGCGTTGGCGTGAGCAGTGGGGCATGCACAACACGGGGCAGACGTTGGGTGTGCCGGACGCGGACATCAACGCGCCCGAAGCGTGGGCGCTGACGCAGGGGCGGCCCCAGGATGTCGTGGTTGTCATCGACACGGGCGTGGACTTCACGCACCCGGACCTCGCCGGGAGCATGTGGGTCAACCCCGGCGAGATTCCGGGCAACGGCATCGATGACGACGGCAACGGCTATATCGATGACATCCACGGCATCGACGCGGCGGATGAGACGCGGACGGCGACGCCCATGGATGTCGACGGCCATGGCACGCACGTGGCCGGCATCATCGCGGCGAGCGCGGGCAACCGCTTGGGCGTCGCGGGGGTGAGCCCGGGCGCGAAGTTGCTGGCCTGCAAGATTGAGACGGCCGAGGGCTATCTCGAGACGGCGGCCGCCATTCGCTGCCTGGACTACATCCTCGACCTGAAGTCGCGCGCAAACCACCCGGTGAACGTCATCGTCGCCAACGCGTCATGGGGCGGCGGATGGTGGGATGCGGCCCTGCTGGACGCGCTCACCCGGATCTCCGCCGCAGGCGTGCTGTTCGTGGCGGCCGCCGGAAACAGCGCCATGGACATGAGCGAGGGCTGGAACTTCCTCCCAGCAGGCTACCACCTGCCCAACATCATCAGCGTGGGTGCCTCCGACGCGCGCGACCGACGGGCGGACTTCTCGAACACCGGACGGCAGCGAGTGGACATCTTCGCACCCGGCGCCTCCATCCTCAGCACGGTTCCGGGAGGGGGCTACGCGATCCATGGCGGCACCTCCATGGCCGCGCCTCACGTCTCCGGGCTGGTGGCGCTGCTGTATGCCCAGGCACCTGAGCGGGACTGGCGCACGGTCCGCAACCTGGTGCTGAGCGGGGGGCAGGAGGTGCCGGAGTTGAAGGACCTCAGCGTCACCGGCCGCCGCATTCGTGCCGTTGACGTCGGTGGCGTGGGCTCGATGAGCTGTGAGAACCAGACGGTGACCCGGCGGTTGGAGCCCTCGGGGGAGGTGGTCAAACTCAGGTGGAGCTCTTCGGTCGACGGCAACGTGGTGACGCTGGCCGCGTTGAACATCCGCTGTGGTGAGTCCGCGGGCCCCGTCACCGTCCAGTTGAGCGCTGCTCCAGAAACCTTGGTGTTGCTGGATGATGGGCAGGGTGCGGACCTGGTCGCGGGGGACGGCATCGCCACCGCGCAGTGGACCCATCCAGGAACGGAGCCCGTGACGTTCTCCTTTCCAGACGGAGACACCTTCACCGTGCTTCCCATGTTCCACCGCCTGTCTGTGTGGAGCGCGGGTGTCTACTGGTTACCCGCAGTCAGGGAGAATGCGTCCTTCATCGCGGAGGTCTGGGGAGACCGGGGGCCGGGGACCTGGGAGATTCAGTGGGACACGAACTTCACCGGTCGCTTCGTCACGGAGGCCAGGACGCGCGTCGAGGCACCCGTTGAGTACGTCTCCGACCCTGTCCGCACGTACACGTTCCTGGTGCCCCACGCGGTCGAGGCGCGCACCGCCGCGGTGCGAATCGTCGGAACGGATGGGGTTGTCTCGGAGATGTTCCAGTTCTCGCTTGATTACGTGCCGGAGTTCCCGTCTCCCGTCGTCCTCGGCGCGGACCCCTTGGTGCCGCAGGTGGGCCATCCTGTCACCCTGAACGCGGCATTCGTTGCGCAGATCCTGACACACCCATGGACGGTTGAATGGGATGTGGCCTACGACGGTGAGACCTTCCGCCCCACGCTGTCGGAGGAGATCACGGAGTACGCCCCCTATGACTCTTGGCGGCGGGGGCTCGCGCATGCCTCCCGCCAACACGTCTTCACCACGCCGGGCATCCACCGCGTGGCCATGCGTGTGGTGGGCGCGGACAGCAATCCTTCGTTCATCAAGACGTGGGGCGCCGAGGTTGTCTGCGGAACACCGTATGTTGAACGGGTGGACGTGGAGAGCGACGGCGTGATGGAGCCCGTCACCGCGACGCTCCGGGCGGAGGCGCACCCCGGCTGTGACACCATCCAGCGCTACCACTGGGATTTTGACGGAGACGGCCAGTTTGATGTCTCCACGGGTGAGCCCTCTATCGTCCATGTCTACCCGGGCAATCCGAAGGGGGCGTCCGTCCAACGCGGACGCGTGCGCGTGGAGTCCGGGGCGGGCACCTTCGATCGGGACTTCGAGGTCCCCATCCAGAACGCCGCGCCGACGGTTGCCCCCATTCCTCGATTGCGCGTGGAGACCCTGGAGACGATGACATACCAGGTGGTTGCCACCGACCCGGCTGGCAATGGGGATGTGCTGACGTACCGAGTGCAGGATGCGCCCGTCTGGGTTCACATCATGCCCACGGGCGTGCTGATCTGGCACGCCCCCCTGACATGGGCCACGGGGCTCGCGAGCGCGACGTTTGAGGTCGTAGTGACCGACGATGAAGGCGCCACGGCACGCACCTTGGTGGAACTGGTGCCTGCCTACAAGCACCCGACACCGCCGCCACCGGTCAAGAAGTCGGGCGGCTGCTCCTCGACAGGTGGTGCGGCGCCCGTCGTCCTGGCCTCGCTGGTCATCCTCCTTCGCCGCAACAGGGAAGGGGCCGCGTCGGTGTGA
- the rpe gene encoding ribulose-phosphate 3-epimerase, producing the protein MSRRPVRISPSLLSCDFGRLAEEVRAIEAAGADWVHVDVMDGRFVPNITIGPVVVEAIKRVATKPLDVHLMIVEPERYVDAFVKAGADVLTVHVEASPHLHRTLQQIRNAGAKPAVVLNPGTPLSAIEEVLGDVDMVLLMSVNPGFGGQGFIESTVDKVRRLRGMLDARGLTNVDIEVDGGINATTAKRVVEAGATVLVAGSYVFGAKDYAEAIRSLRS; encoded by the coding sequence ATGAGCCGACGCCCCGTTCGCATCTCTCCGTCGCTTTTGTCCTGTGACTTCGGCCGCTTGGCCGAGGAGGTCCGCGCCATTGAAGCCGCCGGCGCGGATTGGGTTCACGTGGATGTCATGGATGGCCGCTTTGTACCGAACATCACGATTGGCCCCGTGGTGGTGGAGGCCATCAAGCGGGTGGCGACGAAGCCGTTGGACGTACACCTGATGATTGTGGAGCCGGAGCGGTACGTGGACGCCTTCGTGAAGGCGGGGGCGGACGTGCTGACGGTGCACGTAGAGGCCAGTCCGCACCTGCACCGGACGCTTCAGCAGATTCGCAACGCGGGGGCGAAGCCGGCGGTGGTGTTGAACCCGGGCACGCCGTTGTCGGCCATCGAGGAGGTGCTGGGCGACGTGGACATGGTGCTGCTGATGAGTGTGAATCCGGGCTTTGGCGGCCAGGGTTTCATCGAGTCCACGGTGGACAAGGTGCGCCGGCTGCGCGGGATGTTGGATGCGCGCGGGCTGACGAACGTGGACATCGAGGTGGACGGCGGCATCAACGCCACCACGGCGAAGCGGGTGGTGGAGGCCGGGGCCACGGTGCTGGTGGCGGGCAGCTACGTCTTCGGTGCGAAGGACTACGCGGAGGCCATCCGCTCGCTGCGCTCGTGA
- the dusB gene encoding tRNA dihydrouridine synthase DusB, protein MPQLGPYNLPNPYILAPMAGVSEMPFRVLAFRLGAALCPTELVSSQGLMRANQRTLKYLRYDAEVERPYSLQIYGGEPEAMARAAVVGKEAGAQIIDINMGCPVKKVVKNGAGSGLLCDVPRAADIVRRIREATDLPVTCKIRSGWDAKSLNYLQVAGALQEAGCAGLAIHPRTREQGYSGQADWRVIADLKRHFPELPIIGNGDVKAPADAARMLETTGCDFVMIGRAALGNPWIFRELSGGPPATPRERSELVLAHFRSHLEFVGDPLGAVRSFRKQLAWYAHGLYGAASFRAEVNGLDAPEAVESCVRRFFAEAQVDLAGPGEEQDVDYRAALG, encoded by the coding sequence ATGCCGCAGCTCGGTCCCTACAACCTGCCGAATCCGTACATCCTGGCCCCCATGGCCGGGGTGAGCGAGATGCCCTTCCGCGTCCTCGCCTTCCGCCTGGGCGCCGCGCTCTGCCCCACCGAGCTCGTCAGCTCGCAGGGCCTGATGCGCGCCAACCAGCGGACATTGAAGTACCTGCGCTACGACGCCGAGGTGGAGCGGCCCTACTCGCTGCAAATCTACGGCGGCGAGCCGGAGGCCATGGCCCGCGCGGCCGTGGTGGGGAAGGAGGCGGGCGCCCAAATCATCGACATCAACATGGGCTGCCCGGTGAAGAAGGTGGTGAAGAACGGGGCGGGCAGCGGCCTGCTCTGTGACGTGCCCCGCGCGGCCGACATCGTCCGGCGCATCCGCGAGGCCACCGACCTGCCCGTCACCTGCAAGATTCGCTCGGGCTGGGACGCCAAGAGCCTCAACTACCTCCAGGTGGCGGGCGCGCTCCAGGAGGCGGGCTGCGCGGGGCTCGCCATCCACCCCCGCACCCGTGAGCAGGGGTACTCGGGGCAGGCGGACTGGCGCGTCATCGCGGACCTGAAGCGTCACTTCCCGGAGCTGCCCATCATCGGCAACGGGGACGTGAAGGCGCCCGCGGACGCGGCGCGCATGTTGGAGACCACCGGCTGCGACTTCGTGATGATTGGCCGGGCGGCGCTGGGCAACCCGTGGATTTTTCGCGAGCTGTCGGGCGGCCCGCCCGCCACGCCGCGGGAGCGCAGCGAGCTGGTGCTCGCGCACTTCCGTTCGCACCTGGAGTTCGTCGGGGACCCTCTGGGCGCGGTGCGCTCCTTCCGCAAGCAACTGGCCTGGTACGCCCATGGCCTGTACGGCGCCGCGTCCTTCCGTGCGGAGGTGAACGGCCTCGACGCGCCGGAGGCCGTGGAGTCCTGCGTGCGTCGCTTCTTCGCCGAGGCCCAGGTGGACCTCGCGGGCCCGGGCGAAGAGCAGGACGTGGACTACCGGGCGGCGCTGGGCTGA
- a CDS encoding NFACT RNA binding domain-containing protein — protein sequence MSLRPVELEQVVAEVGARLTGAVAQKAWCPLPRLAYVELRVPGKSVLLCLCAEGDLSRVSIADDRFPTPGEPAPFQRWLRQELTGFKLQGARFLEPERVVILDFEREDIRRRLVLEVGAPGGLLLLSDNGRVLMLSGEGFGSRRNLYPGATWAPPEPPPPEALAKARSQPSRLAPEEADALPYAQAAERLLGARDKASRSETIRRRLAQPYRARLKRSSRTLEKVRAEAARGPEAEQHREVGELLAQNLFRLKRGATEAVLTAYTEEGVKEVRVTLDPKRTPKEEADWRFHQYRRLLRGVAQARHREAEMAREVAHAKQALEQIERMDDAALLSQAEVLQLPSSGEGAQEGRPFKEYVGHGGARIWVGRGAEDNDALTFKVARPWYLWLHARGVPGSHVVLPLEKGQEVVQEALLDAAHLALHHSGAKGEPRGEVSYVPAKFVRKVKGGAPGQVTFTREKTFVVRMEPERLERLLKSRHTEPAAP from the coding sequence ATGTCGCTGCGTCCCGTGGAGCTGGAGCAGGTGGTGGCGGAGGTGGGAGCACGCCTCACCGGGGCGGTGGCACAGAAGGCCTGGTGCCCCCTTCCCAGGCTCGCCTACGTGGAGCTGCGCGTCCCGGGCAAATCCGTCCTGCTGTGCCTGTGCGCGGAGGGAGACCTCTCGCGCGTCTCCATCGCGGATGATCGCTTCCCCACGCCGGGCGAGCCCGCCCCCTTCCAGCGGTGGCTGCGCCAGGAGCTGACGGGCTTCAAGCTCCAGGGGGCCCGCTTCCTCGAGCCGGAGCGGGTGGTGATCCTCGACTTCGAGCGCGAGGACATCCGCAGACGTCTGGTGTTGGAGGTCGGCGCGCCCGGGGGCCTGCTGCTGCTCAGCGACAATGGCCGGGTGTTGATGCTCTCGGGGGAAGGCTTCGGGTCGCGCCGGAATCTCTATCCAGGCGCGACGTGGGCGCCGCCGGAACCGCCGCCGCCCGAGGCGCTCGCGAAGGCCCGGAGCCAGCCGTCACGGCTCGCTCCCGAGGAAGCGGACGCGCTGCCGTATGCCCAGGCCGCGGAGCGTCTGCTGGGCGCGCGCGACAAGGCCAGCCGCTCGGAGACCATCCGCCGCCGCCTGGCGCAGCCGTACCGCGCGCGCCTCAAGCGCTCCTCCCGCACGCTGGAGAAGGTCCGCGCCGAGGCCGCGCGCGGTCCGGAGGCGGAGCAGCACCGCGAGGTGGGCGAGCTGCTCGCGCAGAACCTCTTCCGCCTCAAGCGCGGCGCCACCGAGGCCGTGCTCACCGCCTATACAGAGGAGGGCGTGAAGGAGGTCCGGGTGACGCTGGACCCGAAGCGCACGCCGAAAGAGGAGGCGGACTGGCGCTTCCACCAGTACCGGCGGCTCCTGCGCGGCGTAGCGCAGGCGCGTCACCGCGAGGCGGAGATGGCGCGCGAGGTGGCCCACGCGAAACAGGCGCTCGAACAGATTGAGCGGATGGATGACGCCGCGCTGCTGTCCCAGGCGGAGGTGCTCCAGCTCCCGTCCAGCGGCGAGGGCGCGCAGGAGGGCCGGCCCTTCAAGGAGTACGTGGGCCATGGCGGCGCGCGCATCTGGGTGGGGCGCGGCGCCGAGGACAACGACGCGCTCACCTTCAAGGTCGCGCGGCCCTGGTACCTGTGGCTCCACGCGCGCGGCGTGCCGGGCAGCCATGTGGTGCTGCCGCTGGAGAAGGGGCAGGAGGTGGTGCAAGAGGCGCTGTTGGACGCGGCGCACCTGGCGCTACACCACTCGGGGGCCAAGGGCGAGCCGCGCGGCGAGGTGAGCTACGTGCCCGCGAAGTTCGTGCGCAAGGTCAAGGGTGGGGCGCCGGGGCAGGTGACCTTCACGCGCGAGAAGACCTTCGTGGTGCGCATGGAGCCCGAGCGGCTGGAGCGGCTGCTCAAGTCCCGTCACACGGAGCCCGCCGCGCCGTGA
- a CDS encoding glycoside hydrolase family 1 protein, with the protein MSATEQTFPEHFTFGVATAAYQVEGGIENDWAEWERAGRLKEPDARCGPAVDHWNRYEEDYALARAVGATAFRISLEWARIEPERGRFDEAALEAYRERLLKMKAHGLRPVVTLHHFTHPTWFHRETPWHEPASVDVFRRYAKRCAALLEGMDALVISFNEPMVLLLGGYLQGAIPPGIADGPTTMRAMENLVRSHVAAREELLSRLGRVELGISQNMLAFAPDRWWHPLDRALVRLGAQAYNHAFHEALATGKLRVTMPGVASTRVDIPGARDSVEFIGVNYYTRAHLRFVPRPPFIEFKYRDIHGRGLTDIGWEDWPEGFLQTLRDVKRYGKPVWITENGIDDRGGARRPHYLHSHLAQVLAARAQGVDVRGYLYWSLLDNFEWLEGWGPRFGLYHVDFDTLRRSPTPACDYFRAVATQRRLVPPDAVRPSSG; encoded by the coding sequence ATGAGCGCCACCGAGCAGACCTTCCCCGAGCACTTCACCTTCGGCGTCGCGACCGCGGCGTACCAGGTGGAGGGCGGCATCGAGAACGACTGGGCCGAGTGGGAGCGCGCCGGACGGCTGAAGGAGCCGGACGCTCGCTGCGGCCCCGCGGTGGACCACTGGAACCGCTACGAGGAGGACTACGCCCTGGCGCGGGCGGTGGGCGCGACGGCGTTCCGCATCTCCCTGGAGTGGGCGCGCATCGAGCCGGAGCGCGGGCGCTTCGACGAGGCGGCGCTGGAGGCCTACCGGGAGCGGCTCCTGAAGATGAAGGCCCACGGCCTGCGGCCGGTGGTGACGCTGCACCACTTCACGCACCCCACCTGGTTCCACCGGGAGACGCCCTGGCACGAGCCGGCCAGCGTGGACGTCTTCCGGCGGTACGCGAAGCGGTGCGCGGCGCTGCTGGAGGGGATGGACGCGCTGGTCATCTCCTTCAACGAGCCGATGGTGCTGCTGTTGGGGGGCTATCTGCAGGGCGCCATTCCTCCGGGCATCGCGGACGGCCCCACCACCATGAGGGCCATGGAGAACCTGGTGCGCTCGCACGTGGCCGCGCGGGAGGAGCTGCTGTCCCGGCTGGGCCGCGTGGAGCTCGGCATCTCCCAGAACATGCTCGCCTTCGCGCCGGACCGGTGGTGGCACCCGTTGGACCGCGCGCTGGTGAGGCTCGGGGCCCAGGCCTACAACCATGCGTTTCACGAAGCGCTGGCCACCGGGAAGCTGCGCGTCACCATGCCGGGCGTGGCCTCCACCCGCGTGGACATCCCCGGGGCCAGGGACTCCGTGGAGTTCATCGGGGTGAACTACTACACCCGCGCGCACCTGCGCTTCGTGCCGCGCCCGCCCTTCATCGAGTTCAAGTACCGGGACATCCACGGCCGAGGGCTCACGGACATCGGCTGGGAGGATTGGCCGGAGGGCTTCCTCCAGACGCTGCGCGACGTGAAGCGCTACGGGAAGCCGGTGTGGATTACCGAGAACGGCATCGACGACCGCGGTGGCGCCCGCCGGCCCCACTACCTCCATTCCCACCTGGCCCAGGTGCTGGCGGCGCGCGCGCAGGGCGTGGACGTGCGCGGGTACCTTTATTGGAGCCTGCTCGACAACTTCGAGTGGCTGGAGGGTTGGGGCCCGCGCTTCGGGCTCTACCATGTCGACTTCGACACGCTCCGCCGCAGCCCCACGCCCGCGTGCGACTACTTCCGGGCCGTGGCCACCCAGCGCCGGCTGGTGCCGCCCGACGCCGTGCGCCCCTCGAGCGGGTGA
- the pyk gene encoding pyruvate kinase: MRRAKIVCTLGPASQSQEMLEALLENGMDVARLNFSHGSHEQHAENIAKLRAASLKVRKAVGILGDLQGPKIRTGRFVKGSTELKEGGTFHITTDETVPGTDEIVSTTYPLLAADVNPGDRILLDDGLLELKVLETDKQKLIRTQVIHGGTLKNNKGINLPGVAVRADALTPKDREDLIFGIKAGVDYIALSFVRQPSDLDTARQAMAEVGRTVPIIAKLEKPEAIARLDAILDKTDGVMVARGDLGVEIPPEEVPAVQKDIIRRSNLRGLPVIVATQMLNSMIDNPRPTRAEASDVANAVFDGADAVMLSGETASGKFPIESVQMMERIILAAESSARTTQSLMRVLETPLGLPHHFPDVIARVACEAAKASNASLIAAFTLSGVTARLLSHYRPTVPIVAFSPNQEVRRRLALLWGVVPRVLEPIQDTEAMVKRVEEELLARGLGQKGDRIVIVFGAPVGQPGKINSLRLHTIQG; encoded by the coding sequence ATGCGAAGAGCGAAGATTGTCTGCACCCTCGGTCCCGCCAGCCAGAGCCAGGAGATGCTCGAAGCGCTCCTGGAGAACGGCATGGACGTCGCGCGCCTCAACTTCTCCCACGGCAGCCACGAACAGCACGCGGAGAACATCGCGAAGCTGCGCGCCGCGTCGCTCAAGGTTCGCAAGGCGGTGGGCATCCTCGGTGACCTCCAAGGCCCGAAGATCCGCACCGGCCGCTTCGTCAAGGGGAGCACCGAGCTGAAGGAAGGCGGCACCTTCCACATCACCACGGACGAGACGGTGCCGGGCACGGACGAAATCGTGTCCACGACGTACCCGCTGCTCGCCGCGGACGTGAATCCCGGTGACCGCATCCTGCTGGATGACGGCTTGCTGGAGCTGAAGGTCCTGGAGACGGACAAGCAGAAGCTCATCCGCACGCAGGTCATCCACGGCGGCACGCTGAAGAACAACAAGGGCATCAACCTGCCCGGCGTGGCCGTGCGCGCGGACGCCCTGACGCCGAAGGACCGCGAGGACCTCATCTTCGGCATCAAGGCCGGCGTGGACTACATCGCGCTGTCCTTCGTGCGTCAGCCGTCCGACCTGGACACCGCGCGCCAGGCCATGGCGGAGGTGGGCCGCACGGTGCCCATCATCGCCAAGCTGGAGAAGCCGGAGGCCATCGCCCGGCTGGACGCCATCCTCGACAAGACGGACGGCGTCATGGTGGCGCGTGGCGACCTGGGTGTGGAGATTCCCCCCGAGGAGGTGCCGGCCGTCCAGAAGGACATCATCCGGCGCTCCAACCTGCGCGGCCTGCCCGTCATCGTGGCCACGCAGATGCTGAACTCCATGATTGACAACCCGCGCCCCACGCGCGCCGAGGCCAGCGACGTGGCCAACGCCGTGTTCGACGGCGCGGACGCGGTGATGCTCTCGGGCGAGACGGCGAGCGGCAAGTTCCCCATCGAGTCCGTGCAGATGATGGAGCGCATCATCCTGGCGGCCGAGTCCTCCGCGCGCACCACGCAGTCGCTGATGCGCGTGCTGGAGACGCCGCTGGGGCTGCCCCACCACTTCCCGGACGTCATCGCGCGCGTGGCGTGTGAGGCGGCCAAGGCGAGCAACGCCTCGCTCATCGCCGCCTTCACCCTGTCGGGCGTGACGGCGCGGCTCCTGTCGCACTACCGGCCCACGGTGCCCATCGTCGCCTTCAGCCCCAACCAGGAAGTGCGCCGCCGGCTGGCGCTCCTCTGGGGCGTGGTGCCGCGCGTGCTGGAGCCCATCCAGGACACCGAGGCCATGGTGAAGCGCGTGGAGGAGGAGCTCCTGGCGCGCGGCCTGGGCCAGAAGGGCGACCGCATCGTCATCGTCTTCGGCGCGCCGGTGGGGCAGCCGGGGAAGATCAACAGCCTCCGCCTGCACACCATCCAGGGTTGA